In Nicotiana tabacum cultivar K326 chromosome 19, ASM71507v2, whole genome shotgun sequence, one DNA window encodes the following:
- the LOC107765395 gene encoding uncharacterized protein LOC107765395 → MRFLGPQISHNCHSPPSSSGEFSDGGVMTESSSSSIAPLLLRNILTSAFIFADKPFFLLAEKYKLLEFVRWFLIQAFLFFLKLFPSGENYNTYPLKPQKGEIYSPAAVGGGGGESGISRALTQVLSIANDIPVSSRKYEVVRSLAERLIDENLLEGNEALREVNCAALSAAFTRTLGQLEAAVAAEEGGIVSGGDGGDYIGKLSRGLRAIRYYGDVVWQRGRARNQLRQFGCSAEKLAAELLWLAQKMAVCGCVDEAVYMWASASQLAWLSLSAEAQLQGSLVKLSAFLFKKAREIGKDAEDEESTKEHLRRTNMNMLMSWLPLLCRASNGTDTPVLSISERAELERILEQIIGTLEQEEEQEKVLSLWLHHFTYCPSSDWPNLHDCYTRWCTASRKLLLH, encoded by the exons ATGCGTTTTCTTGGCCCTCAAATTTCTCATAATTGTCATTCACCACCCAGCAGTTCAGGCGAATTTTCCGACGGAGGGGTCATGACGGAGAGCAGTTCTTCCTCCATAGCCCCTTTGCTTTTGAGAAACATATTAACATCTGCTTTTATCTTCGCTGATAAACCCTTCTTCCTCTTAGCAGAAAAATACAAACTTCTCGAATTTGTACGTTGGTTCCTTATCCaagcttttctcttctttcttaaactttttccCTCTGGAGAAAATTACAACACCTACCCTTTGAAGCCTCAAAAGGGTGAGATTTATTCTCCGGCTGCCGTGGGAGGCGGCGGCGGAGAGTCGGGGATATCGAGAGCGTTGACGCAAGTGTTGTCAATTGCGAATGATATTCCGGTGAGTTCTAGGAAATATGAGGTCGTGAGATCACTGGCCGAGAGGCTAATTGATGAGAATCTCTTAGAGGGTAACGAAGCATTAAGGGAAGTGAATTGCGCCGCCTTGTCGGCGGCTTTTACGAGGACGCTTGGTCAGCTTGAAGCCGCCGTGGCGGCGGAAGAAGGCGGAATTGTGTCCGGTGGGGATGGTGGCGATTACATCGGTAAGTTGAGCCGCGGATTGAGGGCGATTAGGTATTATGGTGACGTTGTGTGGCAACGGGGTAGGGCGAGGAACCAGCTGAGACAATTCGGATGCTCGGCTGAGAAGCTGGCGGCGGAGTTGCTGTGGTTGGCTCAGAAGATGGCAGTTTGTGGTTGTGTTGATGAAGCTGTTTATATGTGGGCTTCGGCTTCACAGTTAGCTTGGCTTTCTCTTTCTGCTGAGGCGCAGCTTCAGGGGTCTCTTGTTAAACTTTCAG CTTTCTTATTCAAGAAAGCCAGAGAAATAGGAAAAGATGCAGAGGATGAAGAAAGTACGAAAGAGCATCTAAGGCGGACAAACATGAACATGCTGATGTCATGGCTGCCATTGCTATGCCGAGCAAGCAATGGCACAGACACTCCAGTCTTGAGCATTAGTGAAAGGGCTGAGCTTGAAAGAATACTAGAGCAGATCATTGGAACATTGGAACAAGAAGAGGAGCAAGAAAAGGTCTTGTCCCTCTGGCTTCACCATTTTACCTATTGCCCTTCTTCTGACTGGCCAAATCTCCATGATTGCTACACTCGCTGGTGCACCGCTTCTCGTAAGCTCTTGCTTCACTGA
- the LOC107765396 gene encoding metacaspase-1 — MDSRRCKCNWCGTKMSAPIGAQTISCPRCQSVTQLQPPRNNNGFANGVINNIVGAVVNTAFSARPGRMNPNANNSQPQPFNMSPQITMRPPAVHGRKRAVLCGITYRGHSKSLKGSINDVLSMRYLLVEKLGFPNASVLVLTEDEKDPYKIPTKGNIRSALRWLVHGCQPGDSLVFHYSGHGTRVRDRDGDEVDGHDESLCPVDFESEGRILDDEINNTIVRPLPRGATLHGIIDTCFSGTFLDLPFMCRINRAGYFMWEDHRISTFKGTRGGTAISISACDDHQNSGDTTAFTGFPTGALTYSFIKTLEQETKLTYGRLLMSMHNKIHEAQKGVGMNGANETQEPQLSASEQFDIHSKMVAI; from the exons ATGGACAGCAGGAGATGCAAATGCAACTGGTGCGGCACGAAAATGTCAGCTCCCATTGGAGCACAAACCATTTCCTGCCCAAGGTGCCAATCTGTTACACAACTCCAACCTCCAAGAAACAACAACGGCTTTGCCAATGGGGTTATTAACAATATTGTGGGCGCAGTAGTTAACACAGCTTTTTCTGCAAGGCCAGGAAGGATGAATCCAAATGCCAATAATTCTCAGCCTCAACCGTTCAACATGTCACCACAGATTACTATGCGACCTCCAGCGGTGCATGGCCGAAAACGAGCAGTTCTCTGTGGAATTACTTACCGTGGTCATTCCAAGAGTCTGAAAGGAAGCATTAACGACGTTTTATCCATGAGATATCTTCTGGTTGAGAAGTTGGGTTTCCCCAATGCATCTGTACTTGTCCTTACAG AGGATGAGAAAGATCCATACAAAATCCCAACCAAGGGCAATATCAGGTCAGCCCTACGTTGGCTTGTTCATGGTTGCCAGCCAGGAGATTCACTAGTGTTCCATTACTCTGGCCATGGCACACGAGTAAGAGACCGCGACGGTGATGAGGTTGATGGGCATGATGAATCACTATGCCCTGTTGATTTTGAGAGTGAAGGAAGAATACTAGATGACGAGATCAATAATACCATTGTTAGGCCTTTACCTCGTGGAGCCACACTTCATGGCATAATTGATACTTGCTTCAGTGGAACTTTCCTAGATTTGCCATTTATGTGCAGAATAAACAG GGCGGGATACTTTATGTGGGAAGACCATCGTATCAGCACATTCAAAGGTACCAGAGGAGGAACAGCAATCTCTATCAGTGCCTGTGATGATCATCAAAATTCTGGAGATACAACG GCTTTCACAGGCTTTCCGACGGGTGCCCTGACATATAGTTTCATCAAAACATTGGAGCAAGAAACTAAATTGACCTATGGACGCTTACTTATGAGTATGCACAATAAGATTCATGAAGCACAGAAAGGAGTAGGCATGAATGGTGCAAATGAAACTCAG GAGCCTCAACTATCCGCCTCTGAGCAGTTTGATATTCACTCGAAGATGGTGGCTATATAG
- the LOC107765394 gene encoding metacaspase-1 has product MSMACQKCRLPLTLPPYSQRLRCECSNLIQLGNSDRSLQVQERGRMSSRMRRFRDKIRRNRSRTKSLSPSPSVSPRLPLIFTKPPPSGKRAFLCGVTYKKEKFRLRGTSHDVNSMRDLLVQKFNFSDESILILAEEEAYNPPTRRNILDAFKWLMADLKSGDSLVFYFSGHGLRQPDFNDDETDGFDETICPLDFRTKGMIIDNAINDILVKPLISGVTLHAIIDSCHSGTVLDLPWVYKENGWADNRPPSGANKSTSGGRAISLSACKDNQLAADTSAFSAEKTMTGAMTCTFIRALRENPDITYQGLLDYMHKAIEKVNNARCPLLKVFQRKIDQEPVLSSSEKFYTNSKFKL; this is encoded by the exons ATGTCTATGGCATGTCAAAAATGTCGACTGCCATTGACACTGCCACCGTATAGTCAACGACTTCGTTGTGAGTGTAGCAATTTGATTCAACTAGGCAATAGTGATAGGTCATTGCAGGTCCAAGAGCGCGGTAGGATGAGTTCTAGAATGAGAAGATTTCGGGATAAAATTAGGAGAAATAGATCAAGAACGAAGAGTCTATCTCCTTCTCCGAGTGTTAGTCCTCGTTTACCTCTTATTTTTACAAAGCCACCACCAAGTGGGAAGCGCGCATTCCTTTGTGGAGTGACTTACAAGAAGGAGAAGTTCAGGCTCAGAGGAACATCGCATGATGTAAACAGCATGAGGGATTTGTTggtccaaaaatttaacttttcaGATGAATCCATTCTCATTCTAGCAG AAGAAGAGGCCTATAATCCTCCAACCAGGAGAAACATTTTAGACGCTTTCAAGTGGCTGATGGCAGACCTTAAATCAGGTGACTCGTTGGTGTTCTACTTCTCAGGACATGGCTTACGACAACCTGATTTTAATGACGATGAAACAGATGGTTTTGATGAAACAATATGTCCTCTTGACTTTAGGACTAAAGGCATGATCATTGATAATGCCATCAATGATATTCTTGTTAAGCCACTAATTTCTGGTGTTACACTTCATGCTATCATCGACTCTTGTCATAGTGGAACTGTTCTCGACTTACCTTGGGTCTACAAAGA GAATGGATGGGCTGATAACAGACCCCCATCCGGCGCTAATAAGAGCACGAGTGGTGGAAGGGCTATCAGTTTGAGTGCTTGCAAGGATAATCAACTAGCTGCAGATACCTCT GCTTTCTCTGCTGAAAAAACTATGACTGGTGCCATGACTTGCACATTTATTAGAGCTCTCAGGGAAAATCCAGATATAACATACCAAGGGTTACTTGATTATATGCACAAGGCCATCGAAAAGGTCAACAACGCTAGATGTCCGCTGCTGAAGGTATTCCAACGCAAGATAGACCAG GAACCAGTGTTATCATCTTCTGAAAAATTTTACACTAATTCAAAGTTCAAGCTCTAA
- the LOC107797146 gene encoding uncharacterized protein LOC107797146 isoform X1 has translation MTTVAPSPTCGPKLEALSHIDIGKLSQSELHALSLCSDSAYDLRRTNDVVIPQLDRSLFNESAGSRRQTYSRLRHQHHRSRVPGLHPSTSKPKPPSSSDPENHAIMHFLKFFIHNPNSHSPPPPPPPLPPPPLPPPTTTQPAISGVQEKTLLLMNDREKKRKRGRKPKDKMKLKENDVGVEVEIMNKNGEVVDLKKLENNGDELYSGELDKRTVGLQSEEEVLGFVRDLEGEWCSRRKRRKYVDASGFGDTLPIGWKLLLALRRRDGRVWVYCRRYVSPTGQQFISCKEASSYLRSHFWTGEANQLNQQADDTVSKSVSNFHSNTSLVLSTDIQENPHSLREGDLAKHDIVAHSAVPSSSTLDLHGNEISLMEMDNLPEVKVQDIFECYKCNLTFEEKNAYLQHLFSFHQRTTRRYRVGPSVGDGVIIRDGKYECQFCHKVFEERRSYNGHVGVHVRNNARGTVDVSAVVAADTRVQSPHQDGLLLGTCKMDALIEIAQNSVVETSAARVATKFSSMPSSTTMNFDGSTPTNIDQVVRPSADTGVSGANDFKAETCHEQGRNQPDKTCMEVDKDKSGEILANNFSPRVISTNDSEQPEGDEAKEAGSDKPMGGLGSKQMKENDDHQSGTMELTFQEIASQYALTSSSVSMVQSLHNDSEHSDGAGMKMDGTVKVAAGNGNSLTKANDVESETMELTFQENATLNRLTSSSVSMVQLFCSDSEHPESDDIRKDGNDKLAVGLGNHLTKANNDVESKTMEFTLQQNATQDGLASFSEPMVQSFHNFTGILSGSSKDNGEFSAIGQNLDNETGFEELRLDEIEHFKYSFDVGHESSSLPSVSIGLGNDARMEEVFASVGFDSGGIILNMEGPDQLSTVCVWCRAEFQLEAYDTEAHSDSIGFMCPDCKAKISGHLESGLSMSPHNF, from the exons ATGACGACAGTTGCACCCTCGCCCACTTGTGGGCCCAAGCTAGAAGCACTATCACACATAGATATCGGCAAACTTTCCCAATCCGAACTCCACGCACTTTCCCTCTGCTCCGACTCAGCTTACGACCTCCGGCGAACGAACGACGTCGTTATTCCTCAGCTCGATCGTTCCCTCTTCAATGAATCCGCCGGAAGTCGCCGTCAAACCTATTCCCGTCTCCGCCACCAGCACCACCGTTCTCGTGTGCCTGGTCTTCACCCTTCCACTTCTAAACCCaaacccccttcttcttccgACCCTGAAAATCACGCAATTATGCATTTCCTTAAATTCTTCATTCACAATCCTAATTCTCACTCTCCACCACCACCTCCGCCACCGCTTCCGCcacctcctcttcctcctcctacGACGACACAGCCGGCTATTTCTGGGGTTCAAGAAAAAACCCTACTTTTAATGAATGATCGTGAGAAAAAGAGGAAGAGAGGACGTAAACCTAAGGATAAAATGAAATTGAAAGAGAATGATGTTGGGGTAGAAGTGGAAATTATGAATAAAAATGGTGAGGTGGTGGATTTAAAAAAATTGGAGAATAATGGGGATGAATTGTACAGTGGAGAATTGGATAAAAGAACTGTTGGATTACAGAGTGAAGAAGAGGTACTTGGGTTTGTAAGGGATTTGGAGGGGGAGTGGTGTAGCAGAAGGAAGAGGAGGAAATATGTTGATGCTAGTGGATTTGGCGATACATTGCCTATAGGTTGGAAGCTCTTGTTAGCTCTACGAAGACGCGATGGTCGCGTCTGGGTTTATTGCCGTAGATATGTCAG CCCTACTGGTCAGCAATTTATATCATGCAAAGAGGCTTCATCATACTTGCGGTCCCATTTTTGGACTGGTGAAGCAAACCAGCTTAATCAGCAGGCTGATGACACTGTCTCTAAAAGTGTAAGTAACTTCCATAGTAATACCAGTTTGGTGTTGTCAACAGACATCCAAGAAAATCCACATTCTCTTCGAGAAGGTGATTTGGCGAAGCATGACATAGTTGCACATTCAGCTGTACCCAGTTCATCTACTCTAGATCTACATGGCAATGAAATTTCCTTGATGGAGATGGATAATCTCCCTGAGGTTAAAGTTCAAGACATTTTTGAATGCTATAAATGCAACTTGACATTTGAAGAAAAGAATGCATATTTGCAGCATCTGTTCTCATTTCACCAGCGGACTACAAGAAGGTATAGGGTTGGGCCATCTGTAGGTGATGGGGTCATAATTAGAGATGGAAAATATGAATGCCAGTTCTGCCATAAGGTATTTGAAGAAAGGCGTAGTTACAATGGTCATGTAGGAGTCCATGTGAGAAACAATGCAAGAGGTACTGTGGATGTATCTGCTGTTGTTGCAGCAGACACGCGTGTTCAGTCTCCACATCAAGATGGGTTGCTTTTAGGGACATGTAAAAtggatgctttaattgaaattgcCCAAAATTCAGTTGTAGAAACTTCTGCTGCTAGAGTTGCGACCAAGTTCAGCAGCATGCCATCTAGTACGACAATGAACTTCGATGGAAGTACGCCTACCAACATTGACCAAGTTGTGAGGCCAAGCGCTGATACTGGGGTGTCAGGTGCCAATGATTTTAAAGCTGAAACATGTCATGAACAAGGCAGAAATCAGCCTGATAAAACCTGCATGGAAGTAGATAAAGATAAGAGTGGCGAGATTTTGGCCAACAACTTCAGTCCGAGAGTGATTTCAACCAATGATTCTGAGCAGCCTGAGGGTGATGAAGCAAAGGAGGCTGGAAGCGACAAGCCAATGGGGGGCTTGGGAAGCAAGCAGATGAAAGAAAATGATGATCATCAATCAGGGACCATGGAACTAACTTTTCAGGAAATTGCTAGTCAGTATGCGTTAACCAGCTCTTCAGTGTCTATGGTGCAGTCATTGCATAATGATTCCGAGCACTCTGATGGTGCAGGCATGAAGATGGATGGCACTGTTAAGGTAGCAGCGGGTAATGGAAACAGCCTGACTAAAGCAAATGATGTTGAATCAGAAACTATGGAGCTGACTTTTCAGGAAAATGCTACTCTGAATAGGTTAACAAGCTCCTCAGTGTCTATGGTGCAACTATTCTGTAGTGATTCTGAGCACCCTGAGAGTGATGACATAAGGAAGGATGGGAATGACAAGCTAGCAGTTGGTCTTGGAAACCACCTGACTAAAGCAAATAATGATGTTGAATCCAAGActatggaattcactcttcagcAAAATGCTACTCAAGATGGGTTAGCTAGCTTTTCAGAGCCTATGGTGCAATCATTCCACAACTTTACTGGCATTCTTTCAGGATCAAGTAAG GACAATGGTGAGTTTTCTGCTATTGGTCAGAATCTGGATAATGAAACGGGGTTTGAGGAGCTTAGGCTGGATGAGATAGAACACTTCAAATATAGCTTTGATGTTGGACATGAATCTTCATCTTTACCCTCTGTTTCTATTGGGTTGGGTAATGATGCGAGGATGGAAGAGGTTTTTGCGTCAGTTGGATTTGATTCTGGAGGAATCATCTTAAACATGGAAGGACCAGATCAGCTTTCAACAGTATGTGTGTGGTGCAGAGCAGAGTTCCAGCTTGAAGCTTATGATACAGAAGCTCATTCGGATTCAATTGGATTTATGTGTCCAGACTGCAAGGCTAAAATATCCGGACATCTGGAGAGTGGTCTTTCCATGAGTCCTCACAATTTCTGA
- the LOC107797146 gene encoding uncharacterized protein LOC107797146 isoform X2: protein MTTVAPSPTCGPKLEALSHIDIGKLSQSELHALSLCSDSAYDLRRTNDVVIPQLDRSLFNESAGSRRQTYSRLRHQHHRSRVPGLHPSTSKPKPPSSSDPENHAIMHFLKFFIHNPNSHSPPPPPPPLPPPPLPPPTTTQPAISGVQEKTLLLMNDREKKRKRGRKPKDKMKLKENDVGVEVEIMNKNGEVVDLKKLENNGDELYSGELDKRTVGLQSEEEVLGFVRDLEGEWCSRRKRRKYVDASGFGDTLPIGWKLLLALRRRDGRVWVYCRRYVSPTGQQFISCKEASSYLRSHFWTGEANQLNQQADDTVSKSVSNFHSNTSLVLSTDIQENPHSLREGDLAKHDIVAHSAVPSSSTLDLHGNEISLMEMDNLPEVKVQDIFECYKCNLTFEEKNAYLQHLFSFHQRTTRRYRVGPSVGDGVIIRDGKYECQFCHKVFEERRSYNGHVGVHVRNNARGTVDVSAVVAADTRVQSPHQDGLLLGTCKMDALIEIAQNSVVETSAARVATKFSSMPSSTTMNFDGSTPTNIDQVVRPSADTGVSGANDFKAETCHEQGRNQPDKTCMEVDKDKSGEILANNFSPRVISTNDSEQPEGDEAKEAGSDKPMGGLGSKQMKENDDHQSGTMELTFQEIASQYALTSSSVSMVQSLHNDSEHSDGAGMKMDGTVKVAAGNGNSLTKANDVESETMELTFQENATLNRLTSSSVSMVQLFCSDSEHPESDDIRKDGNDKLAVGLGNHLTKANNDVESKTMEFTLQQNATQDGLASFSEPMVQSFHNFTGILSGSRQW from the exons ATGACGACAGTTGCACCCTCGCCCACTTGTGGGCCCAAGCTAGAAGCACTATCACACATAGATATCGGCAAACTTTCCCAATCCGAACTCCACGCACTTTCCCTCTGCTCCGACTCAGCTTACGACCTCCGGCGAACGAACGACGTCGTTATTCCTCAGCTCGATCGTTCCCTCTTCAATGAATCCGCCGGAAGTCGCCGTCAAACCTATTCCCGTCTCCGCCACCAGCACCACCGTTCTCGTGTGCCTGGTCTTCACCCTTCCACTTCTAAACCCaaacccccttcttcttccgACCCTGAAAATCACGCAATTATGCATTTCCTTAAATTCTTCATTCACAATCCTAATTCTCACTCTCCACCACCACCTCCGCCACCGCTTCCGCcacctcctcttcctcctcctacGACGACACAGCCGGCTATTTCTGGGGTTCAAGAAAAAACCCTACTTTTAATGAATGATCGTGAGAAAAAGAGGAAGAGAGGACGTAAACCTAAGGATAAAATGAAATTGAAAGAGAATGATGTTGGGGTAGAAGTGGAAATTATGAATAAAAATGGTGAGGTGGTGGATTTAAAAAAATTGGAGAATAATGGGGATGAATTGTACAGTGGAGAATTGGATAAAAGAACTGTTGGATTACAGAGTGAAGAAGAGGTACTTGGGTTTGTAAGGGATTTGGAGGGGGAGTGGTGTAGCAGAAGGAAGAGGAGGAAATATGTTGATGCTAGTGGATTTGGCGATACATTGCCTATAGGTTGGAAGCTCTTGTTAGCTCTACGAAGACGCGATGGTCGCGTCTGGGTTTATTGCCGTAGATATGTCAG CCCTACTGGTCAGCAATTTATATCATGCAAAGAGGCTTCATCATACTTGCGGTCCCATTTTTGGACTGGTGAAGCAAACCAGCTTAATCAGCAGGCTGATGACACTGTCTCTAAAAGTGTAAGTAACTTCCATAGTAATACCAGTTTGGTGTTGTCAACAGACATCCAAGAAAATCCACATTCTCTTCGAGAAGGTGATTTGGCGAAGCATGACATAGTTGCACATTCAGCTGTACCCAGTTCATCTACTCTAGATCTACATGGCAATGAAATTTCCTTGATGGAGATGGATAATCTCCCTGAGGTTAAAGTTCAAGACATTTTTGAATGCTATAAATGCAACTTGACATTTGAAGAAAAGAATGCATATTTGCAGCATCTGTTCTCATTTCACCAGCGGACTACAAGAAGGTATAGGGTTGGGCCATCTGTAGGTGATGGGGTCATAATTAGAGATGGAAAATATGAATGCCAGTTCTGCCATAAGGTATTTGAAGAAAGGCGTAGTTACAATGGTCATGTAGGAGTCCATGTGAGAAACAATGCAAGAGGTACTGTGGATGTATCTGCTGTTGTTGCAGCAGACACGCGTGTTCAGTCTCCACATCAAGATGGGTTGCTTTTAGGGACATGTAAAAtggatgctttaattgaaattgcCCAAAATTCAGTTGTAGAAACTTCTGCTGCTAGAGTTGCGACCAAGTTCAGCAGCATGCCATCTAGTACGACAATGAACTTCGATGGAAGTACGCCTACCAACATTGACCAAGTTGTGAGGCCAAGCGCTGATACTGGGGTGTCAGGTGCCAATGATTTTAAAGCTGAAACATGTCATGAACAAGGCAGAAATCAGCCTGATAAAACCTGCATGGAAGTAGATAAAGATAAGAGTGGCGAGATTTTGGCCAACAACTTCAGTCCGAGAGTGATTTCAACCAATGATTCTGAGCAGCCTGAGGGTGATGAAGCAAAGGAGGCTGGAAGCGACAAGCCAATGGGGGGCTTGGGAAGCAAGCAGATGAAAGAAAATGATGATCATCAATCAGGGACCATGGAACTAACTTTTCAGGAAATTGCTAGTCAGTATGCGTTAACCAGCTCTTCAGTGTCTATGGTGCAGTCATTGCATAATGATTCCGAGCACTCTGATGGTGCAGGCATGAAGATGGATGGCACTGTTAAGGTAGCAGCGGGTAATGGAAACAGCCTGACTAAAGCAAATGATGTTGAATCAGAAACTATGGAGCTGACTTTTCAGGAAAATGCTACTCTGAATAGGTTAACAAGCTCCTCAGTGTCTATGGTGCAACTATTCTGTAGTGATTCTGAGCACCCTGAGAGTGATGACATAAGGAAGGATGGGAATGACAAGCTAGCAGTTGGTCTTGGAAACCACCTGACTAAAGCAAATAATGATGTTGAATCCAAGActatggaattcactcttcagcAAAATGCTACTCAAGATGGGTTAGCTAGCTTTTCAGAGCCTATGGTGCAATCATTCCACAACTTTACTGGCATTCTTTCAGGATCAA GACAATGGTGA